From the Cryptomeria japonica chromosome 2, Sugi_1.0, whole genome shotgun sequence genome, one window contains:
- the LOC131056844 gene encoding receptor kinase-like protein Xa21, producing MKMISLAVHFLLFYLQLCSSSPSTDNGFSNDEHTLLAFKSCITLDPYNTLFSWSANTNVCNWTGVSCNKLMRVSKINLGSRDLEGYIYPFLGNLSFLKSLNLSDNSFFGVIPELCQKLSNLQELRLWENQLSGSIPTSLGNCSKLKILDLGFNNLRGTVPLQLGKLSILRHLYLNANFLTSSRTFSFLTALINCSSLHTLYLDSNYLAEDLSPSIGNLSNLKVLRLGENQLSGTIPTALGNCSNLEELSLSENKLRGPIPSSLGHCSNLQVLSLSENQLSGPIPTSLGNCSKLEFLYLGSNNLTGTVPLQLGKLSSLQRLLLSENFLSSSRTLPFLAALINCSSLQTLYLGYNCWKWRHSERGGMKLKQHQLPLFIFLSSRTKVSKSNNNHLAEDLSPSIGKLSIKLSVLSLQQNRIGGRIPKEIGNLTNLTYIDFAGNALTGPIPSTGTIPSEIGALGKRLGLLSLSFNLLTGQIPQTIGNLPQLRNLQLDNNQFYGRIPVDLGRCWRLELLDLSHNNLTGIIPTEVAGLKNLQFYFNLSWNSLEGSLPAEIGKMAMVLGIDLSGNHLSGGIPSAIESCIALEYLNLSHNIFRGPIINSISRLRNLDAMDLSNNKLSGTIPDSFQNLTALSFLNVSFNSLKGGIPKAGPFRKLTASSFRGNPGLCGQWIFSLPACPSATAGSTGGPWNFHKLFKYISYVISFLVVYCFYVSLLYKYFFVKGNMEQPSIEFPHPRISYKELSTATNGFGKGNLLGVGGVGSVYKGVLDNGTLIAVKALNLEDEAAHKSFNIECQVLGKTRHRNIIKVITSCSNLDFKGLVFEFMSNGSLERHLHCDAGKCNIGGVCKMDLQTRVQIAMDVARGLAYLHHDCSIQVVHCDLKPNNILLDFYMTAHIADFGNAHILSENSMDSFSASATLKGALGYIAPEYGVGARISAKGDVYSYGILLLEMLTRKRPTDQMFVDGLSLRMWVSMAFPDRISEVVDDSLLLCNGGVTDSTCTCLSQLIRVALLCSKDSPKDRPSMAEVVELLECIEAMFEGSRTNSKYQSDLYQLVSSTRWAGYLDKVGNGQSTSTLQSTS from the exons ATGAAAATGATTTCGTTAGCTGtccattttcttctcttttatcTTCAACTTTGCTCCTCTTCACCTTCCACTGACAATGGTTTCTCTAACGATGAGCACACTCTCCTTGCCTTCAAGAGTTGCATCACTTTAGATCCATACAATACGTTATTCTCTTGGAGCGCCAACACTAACGTCTGCAATTGGACAGGTGTTTCATGCAATAAATTGATGAGAGTGTCTAAAATTAATCTTGGGAGTAGGGATTTAGAGGGTTATATTTATCCTTTCTTGggaaatctttcctttttaaagtCTTTAAATCTCTCTGATAACTCTTTCTTTGGTGTTATTCCAGAGCTCTGCCAGAAGCTTAGCAATCTGCAAGAACTGCGTCTTTGGGAGAATCAGCTTAGTGGGTCAATACCAACGtctctaggaaattgttccaaactGAAAATTCTTGACCTCGGTTTCAACAATCTCAGAGGCACGGTGCCTCTCCAACTGGGTAAGTTGAGCATTCTCCGACATCTTTATCTGAATGCTAACTTCCTCACCAGCTCCAGGACTTTCTCCTTTCTTACAGCTCTTATTAATTGCTCTTCCCTGCATACTTTATACTTGGATTCTAACTATCTTGCGGAAGATTTGTCCCCTTCCATAGGAAATCTTAGCAATCTGAAAGTACTGAGATTGGGGGAGAATCAGCTTAGTGGGACGATACCAACAGCATTAGGAAATTGTTCCAATCTCGAAGAACTGAGTCTGAGTGAGAATAAGCTTAGAGGACCAATACCATCATCTCTAGGACATTGTTCCAATTTGCAAGTATTGAGTCTAAGTGAGAATCAGCTTAGTGGGCCAATACCGACAtctctaggaaattgttccaaactGGAATTTCTTTACCTGGGTTCCAACAATCTCACGGGCACGGTGCCTCTCCAATTGGGTAAGTTGAGCTCTCTCCAACGTCTTTTACTGTCTGAGAACTTCCTTAGCAGCTCTAGGACTTTGCCGTTTCTTGCAGCTCTTATTAATTGCTCTTCCCTGCAAACCTTATATTTGGGTTATAACTGTTGGAAGTGgagacactctgagaggggggg TATGAAACTTAAACAACACCAGCTTcccctttttattttcttgtcatcgaggacaaaagtatCAAAGAGCAACAATAACCATCTCGCTGAGGACTTGTCCCCTTCCATTGGCAAGCTGTCTATTAAACTCTCTGTATTGTCCTTACAACAAAACCGTATAGGAGGGAGAATTCCAAAAGAAATTGGCAATCTCACCAACTTGACATATATTGACTTCGCCGGTAATGCATTGACTGGACCTATTCCATCTACG GGGACCATTCCCAGCGAGATTGGTGCCCTTGGCAAGCGTCTAGGGCTACTTTCTCTCTCATTTAACCTGCTTACTGGACAAATTCCTCAGACTATTGGCAATCTTCCCCAGCTAAGGAACCTTCAACTTGATAACAATCAATTTTATGGAAGGATACCTGTCGACCTTGGCAGATGTTGGAGACTAGAATTACTTGACCTGTCCCATAATAATCTCACTGGAATTATACCAACAGAAGTTGCAGGCCTTAAAAATTTACAATTTTACTTCAACCTGTCCTGGAATTCACTAGAAGGAAGCCTGCCAGCTGAAATCGGTAAAATGGCAATGGTCCTAGGAATAGATCTATCTGGAAATCACTTATCTGGTGGCATTCCAAGTGCTATTGAAAGTTGTATTGCACTAGAATATCTCAACCTCTCTCATAACATTTTTCGAGGCCCAATTATAAATTCAATTTCCAGGCTGCGAAATCTGGATGCAATGGATCTTTCCAATAACAAATTGTCTGGTACAATACCAGATTCTTTTCAGAATCTAACGGCACTTAGCTTTCTGAATGTTTCATTCAATTCGTTGAAAGGAGGAATTCCTAAAGCGGGACCATTTAGAAAGCTCACAGCGTCATCATTCAGAGGAAACCCTGGACTCTGTGGGCAATGGATATTTTCATTACCAGCATGTCCAAGTGCAACTGCAGGGTCAACTGGAGGCCCCTGGAACTTCCATAAACTATTTAAATACATAAGTTATGTTATCTCCTTTCTAGTCGTATACTGCTTCTATGTTTCACTTTTATACAAATATTTCTTTGTAAAGGGAAATATGGAACAACCATCAATAGAGTTTCCCCATCCTAGAATCTCATATAAGGAGCTCAGTACTGCAACTAATGGATTTGGCAAGGGCAACTTGCTAGGAGTTGGTGGTGTTGGCTCTGTATATAAAGGAGTTCTGGATAATGGAACATTGATAGCTGTTAAGGCTCTCAATTTGGAGGATGAAGCAGCTCATAAAAGTTTCAACATTGAATGCCAAGTGCTTGGTAAAACCAGACACCGAAATATAATAAAAGTCATAACTTCATGCTCTAATCTTGACTTCAAAGGTTTGGTTTTTGAGTTCATGTCTAATGGAAGCCTGGAAAGACATTTGCATTGTGATGCCGGCAAGTGTAATATTGGGGGTGTCTGTAAAATGGATTTACAGACACGAGTTCAGATAGCCATGGATGTTGCCCGTGGCTTGGCATATCTTCATCATGATTGTTCAATTCAAGTTGTTCACTGTGATTTGAAGCCCAACAATATACTTCTGGACTTCTATATGACAGCACATATAGCTGATTTTGGAAACGCCCATATACTATCTGAAAATTCTATGGATTCGTTTTCAGCATCAGCAACACTGAAAGGTGCTCTAGGCTACATTGCCCCTG AGTATGGAGTTGGTGCAAGGATTTCAGCGAAGGGAGATGTTTACAGCTATGGAATTCTGCTATTGGAGATGTTAACAAGAAAGAGACCAACCGACCAGATGTTTGTTGATGGACTCAGCTTGCGCATGTGGGTTAGTATGGCTTTCCCTGATAGGATTTCAGAGGTGGTTGATGATAGCTTGCTGTTGTGCAATGGAGGTGTTACAGATTCTACATGCACTTGTCTTAGTCAACTGATTCGAGTAGCCTTGCTGTGCTCAAAAGATTCGCCTAAAGACCGACCAAGTATGGCAGAAGTTGTGGAGTTGTTGGAATGTATTGAGGCCATGTTTGAAGGGAGTAGAACTAATTCTAAATACCAATCTGATCTGTACCAACTGGTAAGCAGCACAAGATGGGCAGGATATCTAGATAAGGTAGGAAATGGTCAGAGCACTTCCACATTGCAGTCAACTTCCTAA